The nucleotide window GCATTAGCCATGTTACAGGGTAACGCTAAGTTCTGACTACTACAGGATTTGTTAGGGTTCATACAAAGCTGAACCATCGACTTTTGAATACCGATGTTTGTctgctccgtggagaaggtggagacagcatgaggactgcctggataacatggatacagccatacaccaaaagccataggctgtattcatgtattCCAGGTGGAGCTCGGGCTGTaaccttctccacagagcgggcagacatcgggatTTAAAAGTCGATGGTTCAGCTTGGTATAAACCCTAAGAAATCCCGTAGTAGTCAGGTCTATGGGATGGTTCAGCTTTGTATGAATCCTAACGAATCCCGTAGTAGTCAGGTCTATGGGATGGTTCAGCTTGGTATGAATCCTAACGAATCCCGTAGTAGTCAGGTCTATGGGATGGTTCAGCTTTGTATGAACCCTAACGAATCCCACTTCGTCCATCTCTAGTCAGGGTAGTTATACaatacacagcacatatgcatAATTACAACTTATTAAAGGGTTtacccagcattagaaaaacatggccactttcttccagacacagcagcgCTCTGGTCTCCATAtcgggtgcggtttgcaattaagctccatttacttcaatggaacggagttgcaaaacctgcacccaacctggagacaagagaagtgctgtctctggaagaaagcagcgaTGTTTTCTaccactgcataacccctttaggtaATTCAAGCATATAATTGACAAAGAAGATAAAAGTGACAATTCTATAATAGGGAGGATGAATCAGAGTGTACAATATAGCAGAGATTACAGAGCGACATAATACATAAACGCATCCATCGTAATGGGAAACATGATGGACGATGCTCACCAACCAATAGACATCAGCAAAGGAAACGGCAGAGACACCAACCAACTGTAGGTAAAGATTCGGTGGAACGCAAACAGAATACAACGTAACTGAGCGTGTGTCAGAGGGTCGGCGCATTCACAAGATAACATACTGGTCCCAGGAAACTACTAGCAGGAAATATCAGGCATCACAAGGTACTCACACACATATACCGCCCAGTGTCATCACAAGGTACTCACACACAGATACCGCCCAGTGTCATCACAAGGTACTCACACACATATACCGCCCAGTGTCATCACAAGGTACTCACACACAGATACCGCCCAGTGTCATCACAAGGTACTCACACACATATACCGCACAGTGTCATCACAAGGTACTCACACACATATACCGCACAGTGTCATCACAAGGTACTCACACACATATACCAAACAGTGTCATCACAAGGTACTCACACACATATACCGCACAGTGTCATCACAAGGTACTCACACACATATACCAAACAGTGTCATCACAAGGTACTCACACACAGATACCGCCCAGTGTCATCACAAGGTACTCACACACAGATACCGCACAGTGTCATCACAAGGTACTCACACACATATACCGCACAGTGTCATCACAAGGTACTCACACACATATACCGCACAGTGTCATCACAAGGTACTCACACACAGATACCGCCCAGTGTCATCACAAGGTACTCACACACAGATACCGCACAGTGTCATCACAAGGTACTCACACACAGATACCGCACAGTGTCATCACAAGGTACTCACACACAGATACCGCCCAGTGTCATCACAAGGTACTCACACACATATACCAAACAGTGTCATTTGTGACCCATCGTAATGAGCGCTACACATATTATAACGGGGGGAACCGCATCCAAGCCAAAAAACCGACTGATACGCTGAGCCCACTGCAGGGGACTCCCATCAGGTAAGATCAGTAGGTTTCACTAAAAAAGGGGCCAATGCAAACCTGTGAGGACGATACTAGGGTCAATGGAAGCAGTCATACTTACCTGTGAGGGTCATACTAGGGTCAATGGAAGCAGTCATACTTACCTGTGAGGGTCATACTAGGGTCAATGGAAGCAGTCATACTTACCTGTGAGGGTCATACTAGGGTCAAGAGAAGCAGTCATACTTACCTGTGAGAGACATACTAGGGTCAATGGAAGCAGTCATACTTACCTTAGTAAATCTGTAAgtgaaaataaacataaatagaaattaattaaataaaatgtaaaaagtgtaaatgtgtaaAGACAAAATAAACGAAAATAAAGTAAAGTTAATAAAATATGACAAAATAATTCTAAAATAAAATGTAGAGGTGGCTCTGGATAGATGAGCAGGATGGTGGTCACCGTTCATCAGTCTTCAATGGAAAGCTTGAAAAATCCTCTAAGGAATAAAGAGACAAATGAAGGTAAGTATAAGAGGAGtcccagctataaaaagtaatgTGTCAGTAATGGTTACACATGGACTATGGAAGGGGCAGCTGTGAACAAGACGAGGAACCGCACCAGCAGCTGCTTAActcttacaattagagatgagcgaaatgaAGCTTCCGAATCGAgatttgttccaaactttgcaaaaagttttccTCGCTACGGAACGGAGCTTTTTACAAAGTTCAAAACAAGTTCGTAAAGATGGCGGCCTGCACATCTAGAAGAAAATGGTATACTCatctgtccacgctcccctggtgtcctcctccgTGTCTCCAGCTCGCTcaaccaattactgactgagggaGGGGAGCGGCTCCGCTACTTGGTCGTgctctccacccatcccacccaggtgtataattacttttgccagtataagttggatcctgcatgcccagagcataggcttattatatacCATGGAGAGACCATAGTagagtgtagggtccatcccggcatgaggccaccttatcattaGTGGGGTGGTTAACACTATTTGCAgatggtaaccaaaagcctcattacttttatggagattttttgggcagttgggggggggggtgtcttttagtgattttcatatctgtattgggtctgtatttgGTGGACTGCttcatttctctgtgtttttgtgcaATAACTGACTGAGACTGGagagtgccatggccagtgattggctgaatgagctgtcactctccagactagagtgactgactgagatgagacagcgccacagccagtgactCAAGTGTCAGGTCCCTTAAGGAGATAGAGAGTCACTTATAGTTCATTCCACCCCAATATCCCCAATATACCATCAACTAAACTCATGTAGAGAACGATCTCCGTGTCTTCTCAtagacttatggccctattccacggctattagcgctcgtttgcttctcgttcgccgctcgctgccgccgctattcaacgcggctgcagcgagcgggtgagtgcgggaggggcggcggggagctgcgggggggctgctcggaggatcactgatcgtccgggcagcccataggatatagcagcgtctgctgccgatgctcctattcaacggagtgacggcagcagatcgctgctatatcagtcgcttgtttttcaacatgttgaaaaacaagcgactgcaacgatcagccgacatgaacgatgtcggctgatcgttgcactctattccacggaacgattatcgtccgtagcggtcaatatcgtccgaaaacgaacgataatcgttccgtggaatagggccattacacaGTGTTTGGACTATGACCTCAGGTTACTGTGAAAGGTTGATAATCTCCCCTCAGGCATCACTGAGGACATCTAGATTACAGATAGGGTAAGAGGGTAAGGACGGACACATCTGTAATAATTTCCCCGAGTAacaactggaaaacccctttgacAATAAGGAATCAGCTTCTCCTGGACAGGACAATGACATGTGCTCATTGATATGATGTATCACCCGTCTGTATCACCCCGCTGATAACAGGAACAATATACCAGCACAGTAGCGGCACACAACCTGGATATCTCCAGCAGTCTTTGTACTTTCACTTTTCTTGTTATTTTTAGGTGTATTTCCTGGTCTCTGGTTTTCTTCATAAAGTTGGGGGATGTCCCCCTAAAATTGCTTCAGTAACTTATAATCacctaataaagtcactttccaGGAAACAACGACCATGTAAAAGGTTCGGGCGTTTCAGAGAAATCATCGTTTAATAAAGCTGCGGGTACTTGGGTAACTGGTCATTGGGTGTCTCCTTCTAGAAGAGTATAAGGAGAGACCTGactcagtataaggccatgttcacatggcgcaagacacaggccgttctgtgacccggctgggtctcAGGACGGCtgttgtcagagaagatcatcccagacggTACTACCAGCAGTAAGAAGTCCTAGACTTCCCGCCCAGGAAAAGTACTATAAAAGCGCCCAGAAATTATTACTACTGACCATAAGTATCTGGGATAAAGTCATATCTTGGTGATACCCCTCCGGAGTTTTCTGAGATAATAATATTGTTGGATCAGTGTAGATCAGATGACTCTCAGCATAGACcgtatatcagatcagtgcagatcagcTCTCAGCATAGACCGtgtatcagatcagtgcagatcagatgactctcagcatagagcgtatatcagatcagtgcagatcagttctcagcatagagcgtatatcagatcagtgcagatcagatCAGCTCTCAGCATAGAgcgtatatcagatcagtgcaCATTAGATGACTCTCAGCATAGAgcgtatatcagatcagtgcagatcagatgactctcagcatagagtgtatatcagatcagtgcagatcagatgactctcagcatagagcgtatatcagatcagtgcagatcagatgactctcagcatagagcgtatatcagatcagtgcagatcagctctcagcatagagcgtatatcagatcagtgcaCATTAGATGACTCTCAGCATAGAGCttatatcagatcagtgcagatcagttctcagcatagagcgtatatcagatcagtgcagatcagatCAGCTCTCAGCATAGAgcgtatatcagatcagtgcagatcagcTCTCAGCATAGACcgtatatcagatcagtgcagatcagcTCTCAGCATAGACcgtatatcagatcagtgcagatcagcTCTCAGCATAGACCGtgtatcagatcagtgcagatcagatgactctcagcatagagcgtatatcagatcagtgcagatcagttctcagcatagagcgtatatcagatcagtgcagatcagtTCTCAGCATAGAGCGtgtatcagatcagtgcagatcagatGACTCTCAGCATAGACCGTATATCAGAACAGTGCAGATCAGATCAGCTCTCAGCATAGAgcgtatatcagatcagtgcagatcagatCAGCTCTCAGCATAGAgcgtatatcagatcagtgcagatcagcTCTCAGCATAGACcgtatatcagatcagtgcagatcagtTCTCAGCATAGACCGtgtatcagatcagtgcagatcagatgactctcagcatagagcgtatatcagatcagtgcagatcagatgactctcagcatagagcgtatatcagatcagtgcagatcagcTCTCAGCATAGACcgtatatcagatcagtgcagatcagatCAGTTCTCAGCATAGACCGtgtatcagatcagtgcagatcagatgactctcagcatagaccgtatatcagatcagtgcagatcagatgactctcagcatagagcgtatatcagatcagtgcagatcagttctcagcatagagcgtatatcagatcagtgcagatcagatgactctcagcatagagcgtatatcagatcagtgcagatcagcTCTCAGCATAGACcgtatatcagatcagtgcagatcagatCAGTTCTCAGCATAGACCGtgtatcagatcagtgcagatcagatgactctcagcatagaccgtatatcagatcagtgcagatcagatgactctcagcatagagcgtatatcagatcagtgcagatcagttctcagcatagagcgtatatcagatcagtgcagatcagatgactctcagcatagagcgtatatcagatcagtgcagatcagttctcagcatagagcgtatatcagatcagtgcagatcagttctcagcatagagcgtatatcagatcagtgcagatcagatgactctcagcatagaccgtatatcagatcagtgcagatcagttctcagcatagagcgtatatcagatcagtgcacatcagatgactctcagcatagaccgtatatcagatcagtgcagatcagatgactctcagcatagagcgtatatcagatcagtgcagatcagatgactctcagcatagagcgtatatcagatcagtgcagatcagatgactctcagcatagagcgtatatcagatcagtgcagatcagcCCTCAGCATAGACcgtatatcagatcagtgcagatcagcTCTCAGCATAGACCGtgtatcagatcagtgcagatcagatgactctcagcatagaccgtatatcagatcagtgcagatcagatgactctcggcatagagcgtatatcagatcagtgcagatcagatgactctcagcatagagcgtatatcagatcagtgcagatcagctctcagcatagagcgtatatcagatcagtgcacatcagatgactctcagcatagagcgtatatcagatcagtgcagatcagatgactctcagcatagagcgtatatcagatcagtgcagatcagcCCTCAGCATAGACcgtatatcagatcagtgcagatcagttctcagcatagagcgtatatcagatcagtgcagatcagtTCTCAGCATAGACCGtgtatcagatcagtgcagatcagttctcagcatagagcgtatatcagatcagtgcagatcagttctcagcatagagcgtatatcagatcagtgcagatcagcTCTCAGCATAGACcgtatatcagatcagtgcagatcagtTCTCAGCATAGACCGtgtatcagatcagtgcagatcagatgactctcagcatagagcgtatatcagatcagtgcagatcagatgactctcagcatagagcgtatatcagatcagtgcagatcagcTCTCAGCATAGACcgtatatcagatcagtgcagatcagatCAGTTCTCAGCATAGACCGtgtatcagatcagtgcagatcagatgactctcagcatagaccgtatatcagatcagtgcagatcagatgactctcagcatagagcgtatatcagatcagtgcagatcagttctcagcatagagcgtatatcagatcagtgcagatcagatgactctcagcatagagcgtatatcagatcagtgcagatcagcTCTCAGCATAGACcgtatatcagatcagtgcagatcagatCAGTTCTCAGCATAGACCGtgtatcagatcagtgcagatcagatgactctcagcatagaccgtatatcagatcagtgcagatcagatgactctcagcatagagcgtatatcagatcagtgcagatcagttctcagcatagagcgtatatcagatcagtgcagatcagatgactctcagcatagagcgtatatcagatcagtgcagatcagttctcagcatagagcgtatatcagatcagtgcagatcagtTCTCAGCATAGACcgtatatcagatcagtgcagatcagttctcagcatagagcgtatatcagatcagtgcagatcagatgactctcagcatagaccgtatatcagatcagtgcagatcagttctcagcatagagcgtatatcagatcagtgcacatcagatgactctcagcatagaccgtatatcagatcagtgcagatcagatgactctcagcatagagcgtatatcagatcagtgcagatcagatgactctcagcatagagcgtatatcagatcagtgcagatcagatgactctcagcatagagcgtatatcagatcagtgcagatcagcCCTCAGCATAGACcgtatatcagatcagtgcagatcagcTCTCAGCATAGACCGtgtatcagatcagtgcagatcagatgactctcagcatagaccgtatatcagatcagtgcagatcagatgactctcggcatagagcgtatatcagatcagtgcagatcagatgactctcagcatagagcgtatatcagatcagtgcagatcagctctcagcatagagcgtatatcagatcagtgcacatcagatgactctcagcatagagcgtatatcagatcagtgcagatcagatgactctcagcatagagcgtatatcagatcagtgcagatcagcCCTCAGCATAGACcgtatatcagatcagtgcagatcagttctcagcatagagcgtatatcagatcagtgcagatcagtTCTCAGCATAGACCGtgtatcagatcagtgcagatcagttctcagcatagagcgtatatcagatcagtgcagatcagatgactctcagcatagagcgtatatcagatcagtgcagatcagcCCTCAGCATAGACcgtatatcagatcagtgcagatcagttctcagcatagagcgtatatcagatcagtgcagatcagttctcagcatagagcgtatatcagatcagtgcagatcagctctcagcatagagcgtatatcagatcagtgcagatcagatgactctcagcatagagcgtatatcagatcagtgcagatcagatgactctcagcatagagcgtatatcagatcagtgcagatcagatGACTCTCGGCATAAACTgtatatcagatcagtgcagatcagatgactctcagcatagagcgtatatcagatcagtgcagatcagatGACTCTCAGCACCCTAAGCGGTCAGCTCAAGGGAATCGCATGAGGCTGCAATGCCCGGCCCAGCCGCCACAATCCCCCGCGATCTGACATCAAGGAAGTATCTTGAGGATGAGCCCTCAGTAATCTTATCTCCGAAACCTTCTTCAAACCTCAATAAAGCGCAAACAACATTTCTTCAGTCTAAAGTCCTAATGGTGAACATTCCCTGGTTTCCTTATTGCTATGAACTGAGATATGTGTGTGGCGTCGCCCCCCTGGAAGGCGCGGCCGGTCACTTGGCAAGTGGTTAAGTATGACGCCACTACTGTTGTGGTTGGCCGAAGTATAGCCCTGCCCGGTGGTAatttgtcatgatgccagtgccggttgggcacacgggtatggtggcacacctgcttttattttagtgggctggctatacctttttcccctgtggacagtaacctgccgggctgttgcggggtctCTTGGGCAActatcatggtggtccagagtggagtagtgacccacccagactattggcactgccacccacagaaaggggagatgacccaaggaaggtgtgtttactgtgtaggtgtttggtgaagaaccacagagtcccgttaaaataaatatgatcttgtttactctgaaaacACTTGATACAGgaagcagataatacagctttgatTACGATACTTCACACATGATAGACCaaatctgtactgagagtggaAGAGGAGACACAGCTGTGCTGGCTAAGAAGAAGGttaagaagagtagagaggaggatgttgagagagtccagACCacagtagtactgtgctctgctggaacttcagaggtggaagaagtagaatacttgaaagtagagagaatacttgtgcatgtgttttgactctttggtctttgccccACCTATTAGCCACCAGTGTCGGgcaacccgtcctagagggtgacacaagccgcagacattgttacctgggatgagcagtatgctgagggttccctgcttacacccgcgctgaAAGACAGAGTGCCTAGGCTTCTAGCAACCGTGCTcgttccggatcagttccttcactttttatggatactgtcctgcactgtgtttcttctggttctcggcgtgggttgagatgatccctgacttgtcctctctattaGCGACTTAAGACTTCATAGTGTTTGGTAGTGTTGCTTTAGGGGAAACTGTGTCTAAGTCTAGcatatacatgtgctctgctcaacgtctGAACCACAACTAACTGGATACTTCTTCTACCcgtgtgacttccttcctacagcgcatgtaagctgtgctgtgagtgggtgaggagtggatgtgaaagatgtaaagagaaaggtgataggagagaagaaaaagaacTCTCATttgtgtacagatccatgtgatacataagaaaacaataaccctttagctgtcctgctctgtagttACTCTTAGTCCTCTGCGTAGGTTGAGGTGATctattggctagtcctctcttgaagggtttagcactgcatcacacaACGTGTTGGTGCTTCAAGTAGGAAGTTTGTAAGTGGGCTCTGTcctgtgtcctacccatgcggggtactactCTTccatagaggggacctggcagagggccagggcccaggtaaaaccactgtggagagcgtCCTTTCTCTACCAAGGCTCAACTAAACTTCTCCATtatccaagggactaacttcctaatcagcgtgtaaggtgcgctgtggttgggtggaaagagtgcaacaaaaGAGTGGAtaggagagaggtgataggacagaagaaaggaaagatcccACTAGTCTACAGAATCTGGTTTACacacatacaataaccctttgggacGCTTGAGCTCCGCAGCTTCCATACTTtagttatacaatacagcgacatctagtggtcatctttaataatattgtagctgcaataagaccaaaAAAGTACAGATTTTTACGAATGGTGTGAATAGCAacaccacccctagtgggacaccgtATTAGCAACATCGGTAATGGGACACCACATGTGACTTTGTAACCCTCATGTGAGCATGTGTCCCTCATGCCACTATGCGAACCTTGTGTGAATATGTGACCCTCATGTGACTATGTCTGCCCACCTTCATCATGTCTGCCCTCCTTCATCATGTCTGTGCACCATCATCATGTCTGCCCACCGTCATCATGTCTGCGCACCTTCATCATGTCTGCCCATCTTCATCATGTCTGTCCTCCTTCATCATGTCTGCGCACCTTCATCATGTCTGCCCACGGTCATCATGTCTGCCCACCTTCATCATGTCTGTGCACCTTCATCATGTCTACCCTCCTTCATCATGTCTGCCCTCCTTCATCATGTCTGCCCACCGTCATCATGTCTGCCCACCTTCATCATGTCTGCCCACCTTCATCATGTCTGCCCACCGTCATCATGTCTGCCCACCTTCATCATGTCTGCGCACCTTCATCATGTCTGCCCATCTTCATTATGTCTGCCCACCTTCATCATGTCTGCGCACCTTCATCATGTCTGCCCACGGTCATCATGTCTGCCCACCTTCATCATGTCTGTGCACCTTCATCATGTCTACCCTCCTTCATCATGTCTGCCCTCCTTCATCATGTCTGCCCACGGTCATCATGTCTGCCCACCTTCATCATGTCTGTGCACCTTCATCATGTCTACCCTCCTTCATCATGTCTGCCCTCCTTCATCATGTCTGTGCACCGTCATCATGTCTGCCCACTGTCATCATGTCTGCCCTCCTTCATCATGTCTGCCCTCCATCATGTCTGCCCTCCTTCATCATGTCTGCCCTCCTTCATCATGTCTGTGCACCGTCATCATGTCTGCCCTCCTTCATCATGTCTGTGCACCGTCATCATGTCTGCCCACTGTCATCATGTCTGCCCTCCTTCATCATGTCTGCCCTCCTTCATCATGTCTGCCCTCCTTCATCATGTCTGTGCACCGTCATCATGTCTGCCCACTGTCATCATGTCTGCCCACCTTCATCATGTCTGCCCTCCTTCATCATGTCTGCCCTCCTTCATCTTGTCTGCCCACTTTCATCAGTTCATGAGTTTTTTCTTCAGATAAGAGGTACCCCTATGGGAGCTAAATTCTCACCCACGCTGGCGGGCCTGTTCGTGGCATGGTGGGAGGAGAGATACATCTTTTGTCACTCCAACCCCATACTATTAGATCGATTCCAGTAGGCGAATTAACACGAGTCAAACGCGCTTGTTCCTCTTCCACTACATGCAAGCTACAAACTACAGAAGCATGCAAACGCATGATGGAACGAGGTCACAAGCGCACTC belongs to Dendropsophus ebraccatus isolate aDenEbr1 chromosome 9, aDenEbr1.pat, whole genome shotgun sequence and includes:
- the LOC138801911 gene encoding keratin-associated protein 4-3-like; amino-acid sequence: MSAHLHHVCPSSSCLSSFIMSAHLHHVCPRSSCLPTFIMSVHLHHVYPPSSCLPSFIMSAHRHHVCPPSSCLPTFIMSAHRHHVCPPSSCLRTFIMSAHLHYVCPPSSCLRTFIMSAHGHHVCPPSSCLCTFIMSTLLHHVCPPSSCLPTVIMSAHLHHVCAPSSCLPSFIMSALLHHVCAPSSCLPTVIMSALLHHVCPPSCLPSFIMSALLHHVCAPSSCLPSFIMSVHRHHVCPLSSCLPSFIMSALLHHVCPPSSCLCTVIMSAHCHHVCPPSSCLPSFIMSALLHLVCPLSSVHEFFLQIRGTPMGAKFSPTLAGLFVAWWEERYIFCHSNPILLDRFQ